In a single window of the Lineus longissimus chromosome 4, tnLinLong1.2, whole genome shotgun sequence genome:
- the LOC135487216 gene encoding uncharacterized protein LOC135487216: MATESEDFGSLEGILLSRVERFEEGDNDICRKLYELHKDAVCSKVEEEDLQCQRILRFSSGWWGADPKSAFEGKGKTMKLAKFRQTLVLKTMEWFNLSDSMLELNDKIEGPGIFVFQHKAIPCLRYASQSSFVVNSVQCLILGALAGTAEFSPIVAAFLCSQARDWDFFFRFHGDLQMLDHHENEVVLEHNSLWPCGLNMQLNLTPATLPEIRRLCLKHAWPPADESFHATTPDSGRERETFKAKPIPLEDLTYTMFKRFIIELKEKTLERFDNEVNAFHDVTKTLKSRFNSFDDEDADNLDYACALFKEMLDRRDKSRRLAMKRDLCLKSGWWGLNVDTAIYPFGDKYFQLPMLMKILAEKATKWHPDSETQHTLAKKMHEPGVYVFQHKTVPHFRYVGQSDNVLGTVRVLVYRSLVGCCDFYLLAALLMSTTADDWYFYFVTAEDPLERDVKHNDLIIRHDALWPNGLNRDFVMNAETLPHFRKSCLRHKWPKQRDNNTILPLPSLVASDNDIIALSRSETPASGVAQVIDQVNAEQDGDELTSRGQSRSSAPRSSGSAGSFTPEMSTPDSRFPAAEFEELQMSAQPLVA, from the coding sequence ATGGCGACTGAAAGCGAGGACTTCGGGTCATTGGAGGGCATCCTCCTATCTCGAGTCGAACGCTTCGAGGAAGGCGACAATGACATATGTCGGAAACTCTACGAACTGCACAAGGATGCAGTATGTTCCAAGGTCGAGGAAGAAGATTTACAATGTCAAAGGATACTGAGGTTTAGCAGCGGCTGGTGGGGTGCAGACCCCAAATCGGCCTTCGAGGGAAAAGGAAAGACAATGAAACTTGCTAAATTCCGTCAGACATTAGTTTTGAAGACCATGGAATGGTTTAACTTAAGCGACAGCATGCTTGAGCTAAACGACAAAATCGAAGGGCCAGGAATATTCGTCTTCCAACACAAGGCTATCCCGTGCCTCCGCTACGCTTCGCAGTCGAGTTTTGTTGTCAACAGTGTGCAATGTTTGATACTCGGAGCACTAGCAGGCACCGCCGAGTTCTCTCCAATCGTCGCGGCATTCCTGTGCTCACAAGCAAGAGACTGGGACTTCTTCTTCCGATTTCACGGCGACTTACAAATGCTAGATCACCACGAAAATGAAGTGGTGTTGGAACACAACAGCCTGTGGCCTTGCGGTCTTAACATGCAGCTCAACCTCACGCCGGCGACCTTACCTGAGATCAGGCGGCTTTGCCTCAAGCACGCCTGGCCACCGGCGGATGAATCATTCCACGCAACGACACCAGATTCAGGAAGAGAAAGAGAAACATTCAAAGCAAAGCCTATCCCCTTGGAAGATTTAACATACACCATGTTTAAACGCTTCATAATCGAATTGAAAGAGAAGACCTTGGAACGCTTCGACAACGAGGTCAATGCGTTTCATGACGTCACTAAAACGCTGAAATCTCGTTTCAACTCGTTCGACGACGAGGATGCGGATAACTTAGACTACGCATGCGCCTTGTTCAAAGAGATGTTGGATCGCAGAGACAAAAGTCGTCGTTTAGCAATGAAGCGAGACTTGTGTTTGAAAAGTGGCTGGTGGGGATTGAATGTGGACACGGCGATTTATCCATTCGGTGACAAATATTTCCAGCTGCCAATGCTCATGAAGATCTTGGCTGAGAAGGCAACAAAATGGCACCCAGACAGCGAGACGCAGCACACACTGGCGAAGAAGATGCATGAACCGGGGGTTTACGTCTTTCAACACAAGACGGTTCCCCATTTCCGGTACGTTGGCCAGTCAGATAACGTTCTTGGGACTGTCCGAGTCTTGGTATACAGGTCTTTGGTTGGCTGCTGCGATTTCTATCTACTGGCTGCCTTGTTGATGAGTACGACGGCGGACGATTGGTACTTTTACTTCGTGACTGCAGAGGATCCGCTTGAGCGGGATGTAAAGCACAACGACTTGATCATTCGGCACGACGCGTTGTGGCCAAATGGACTAAACAGAGACTTCGTCATGAATGCTGAAACATTACCCCATTTTCGAAAGTCATGCCTCCGACACAAATGGCCAAAGCAGCGGGACAATAACACCATATTGCCATTGCCATCCTTAGTGGCTTCGGATAACGACATCATCGCGTTGAGCAGGAGTGAGACGCCTGCGTCTGGGGTGGCTCAAGTGATAGATCAAGTGAATGCAGAACAGGATGGAGACGAGTTGACATCGCGAGGACAATCACGGAGTTCTGCGCCCCGTAGCTCCGGGTCTGCTGGGAGTTTCACGCCTGAAATGAGCACGCCAGACAGCAGGTTTCCTGCAGCAGAATTTGAGGAGCTTCAGATGAGCGCCCAGCCTTTGGTGGCATAA